A part of Cannabis sativa cultivar Pink pepper isolate KNU-18-1 chromosome 6, ASM2916894v1, whole genome shotgun sequence genomic DNA contains:
- the LOC115725350 gene encoding uncharacterized protein LOC115725350, with protein sequence MVQLMKSGDLRSDQEPVACTDKHPVKLEIEDSLEEEHGPLAKRSKPSPAFNEWDAGNKSLPIPPSQYNPLDEPSPLGLKLKKSPSLLDLIQMKLSQGNPSQLGGMQSGTVTSVVKKENKGNAQMTSNDKLKASNFPASLLKIGAWEYKSRYEGDLVAKCYFAKHKLVWEVLEGGLKSKIEIQWSDIMALKANCPDEGPSTLNVVLARQPLFFRETNPQPRKHTLWQATSDFTDGQASINRKHFLQCPQGLLTKHFEKLIQCDMRLNFLSRQPEVPLDSPYFEPRTSIFEDPEESKGRVIDLMDNGIGSSISGFQDVASPSTQSSSFKLDQQDSGGNVVETRSREAPSPSSVIDSHAIEGNGSSETVNSRGPMNWDQIKVPGLHPSMSMSDLMNHIENCISEQITSGNQSGADQQTNYQDMLEEVAQYLLNDNQLATDSDEKSLMTRVNSLCCLLQKDPANLHHSQVDGGESSVEGPAGDGSDIQLNLALDGKTSEEHLNLKENPVGKQPGMSRKDSFGDLLLQLPRIASLPKFLFNISEEDVDSQSS encoded by the exons ATGGTTCAGTTAATGAAATCTGGAGATCTCCGGTCCGATCAAGAACCGGTAGCTTGTACGGACAAACATCCGGTGAAATTGGAGATCGAGGATTCATTGGAAGAGGAGCATGGTCCGCTCGCCAAGCGATCCAAGCCTTCCCCGGCTTTCAATGAG TGGGATGCCGGAAACAAATCTTTGCCGATTCCTCCGTCACAATACAACCCGCTTGATGAGCCCAGCCCATTGGGGTTGAAGCTGAAAAAGAGCCCTTCACTGTTGGATTTGATCCAAATGAAGCTATCTCAGGGTAATCCTTCTCAACTTGGAGGTATGCAGAGCGGAACTGTTACCTCTGTAGTCAAAAAGGAAAACAAAGGAAATGCTCAAATGACCTCTAATGACAAGCTTAAGGCTTCAAACTTTCCTGCCTCACTTCTGAAGATAGGCGCTTGGGAG TATAAGTCAAGATATGAAGGAGACTTAGTGGCAAAATGCTACTTTGCTAAGCATAAGCTTGTCTGGGAAGTTCTTGAAGGTGGTCTTAAGAGTAAAATTGAAATTCAATGGTCAGATATTATGGCTTTGAAGGCGAATTGTCCTGATGAGGGACCTAGTACCTTGAATGTTGTG CTGGCTAGACAACCTCTTTTTTTCAGGGAAACCAACCCTCAGCCTAGAAAACACACTTTATGGCAAGCGACATCAGATTTTACTGATGGACAAGCTAGCATAAACAG GAAGCACTTTCTTCAATGCCCTCAAGGACTGCTGACTAAACATTTTGAAAAGCTTATTCAGTGCGACATGCGTCTAAACTTTTTAAGTAGACAACCAGAGGTACCTCTGGATTCACCATATTTTGAACCACGAACTTCTATTTTCGAGGACCCAGAAGAATCCAAAGGCCGAGTTATTGATCTAATGGACAATGGTATAGGATCTTCCATCTCTGGTTTTCAAGATGTTGCATCGCCATCAACTCAGTCATCTTCATTTAAGCTTGATCAGCAAGATTCTGGTGGCAATGTGGTGGAGACTAGGTCTAGAGAAGCTCCTTCCCCCAGCTCAG TTATTGACAGCCATGCAATTGAAGGGAATGGAAGTTCTGAAACTGTTAATTCCCGGGGACCCATGAATTGGGACCAGATTAAAGTCCCTGGTCTTCACCCTTCAATGTCAATGAGCGATCTCATGAACCACATTGAAAATTGTATTTCAGAACAGATAACTTCTGGAAACCAATCTGGTGCTGATCAACAAACAAATTACCAAGACATGTTGGAGGAGGTTGCACAGTACCTGCTGAATGATAATCAATTAGCAACCGATTCCGATGAGAAGTCTCTCATGACAAGGGTCAATTCTCTCTGCTGTCTTCTTCAAAAGGATCCCGCCAACCTTCACCACTCTCAGGTTGATGGCGGCGAGAGCTCTGTTGAAGGACCTGCTGGTGATGGAAGTGATATTCAACTTAACCTTGCTCTCGACGGTAAAACATCTGAAGAGCATTTGAATTTGAAAGAAAATCCTGTTGGAAAGCAACCAGGAATGTCGAGGAAAGATTCTTTTGGAGACCTGCTGCTTCAACTTCCACGAATTGCTTCTCTTCCAAAGTTCTTGTTTAATATTTCAGAAGAAGATGTTGACAGCCAATCTTCTTAA
- the LOC115724903 gene encoding autophagy-related protein 11, with product MSSTVTGEGLIHQGKLLIHIAENGRSLVLECDESTLVEKVMRSIESVSGISFGDQLVLCLDMKLEPQRPLSAYKLPATDREVFIYNKSRLHHNSPTPPPEQVEVFDNLEPQSPPSSRDSHPLDDALDPALKALPSYERQFRYHCHRGNAIFDRTLAKYGTCERLLRELKVQERALEIATGNLDQYYKVITQNCRDFMKRFSMQHRWHSDLLANFGRDVEKLRGVKLHPLLQTSTRKCLLDFVKEENLRKSAENCSSSHRQFESKVSQFKQMFNEIHRKMDEVFSSRASLPIRNLEQMIKDHQRFINEQKSIMQSLSKDVGTVKKLVDDCLSCQLSSSLRPHDAVSALGPMYDVHDKSHLPKMEACERTISKLLDYCVDKKNEMNMFVHNYMQKVTYVSYNIKDAKFQFPVFREAMARQDDIFAELKFVRGIAPAYRACLAEVVRRKANMKLYMGMAGQLAERLATKREVEVRTREEFLKKCGSYVPKDVLASMGLFDTPNQCDVNIAPFDTHLLDIDIGDLDRYAPEYLGGFSSKGEKHGTFKASSSMSNDSSHSVEAEDSSATELLVGCESEELYEGSELFDIAGTSKLEVENAKLKAELASKIALICAFCPEIEFESLDDSKMDSLLKNAADKTAEALHQKDEYERHLHSMLKMKQLQCESYEKRIKELENELSNNRDVNDFGIMDGKNDVYKSQTLGGGETHIRCLSTSEPMDEVSCISNSLESKLGLFSNQACKGRDGVDENMMDSSGVHNPQLDSSMIEPHRDGDKDGKDKMAGQLGMSLTCSSTAESMPEPSSVLPCEAAAERGLDSKVSGNQLLELRSALAEKSNQLSETEAKLEAAMEEVVMLKTELETSRKLLDESQMNCAHLENCLHEAREEAHTHLCAAERRASEYSALRASTLKMRSLFERLKTCVYAPGGVPAFADALRILAQSLANSINENEDDGTADFRKCIRVLADRVGFLSRHRDELLDKYPKVEAASEQLRKELEEKKELVNTLYAKHQLEKQANKEKISFGRMQVHEIAAFVLNTNGHYEAINRNCSNYYLSSESVALFTDHLPGRPNYIVGQIVHIESQTVKQLATTLSGPEHNLATEAGTDRLTLNSGSTSNPYGLPIGCEYFVVTIAMLPDTAIHSPPSSTSS from the exons ATGAGTTCGACAGTCACCGGTGAAGGTTTGATCCATCAAGGTAAACTTCTTATTCACATAGCTGAAAATGGACGTTCATTAGTGCTAGAGTGTGATGAGTCCACACTTGTAGAAAAGGTTATGAGGTCGATTGAATCTGTTTCTGGGATTAGTTTTGGTGACCAACTTGTGCTCTGTTTGGATATGAAACTTGAGCCACAAAGGCCTCTTTCGGCTTATAAGCTTCCGGCAACTGATAGGGAAGTGTTCATATACAACAAGTCAAGGCTGCATCATAATTCTCCTACACCACCACCTGAACAAGTTGAGGTTTTTGATAATTTGGAACCCCAATCGCCGCCTTCTTCGCGGGATTCTCATCCTTTGGATGATGCTTTGGACCCTGCTCTTAAGGCTTTGCCATCTTATGAGAGGCAGTTTAGGTACCACTGTCATAGGGGGAATGCTATTTTTGATAGGACACTAGCAAAGTATGGGACTTGTGAGAGGCTTCTGAGAGAGCTTAAGGTTCAAGAGAGGGCATTGGAAATTGCAACTGGGAATTTGGATCAGTACTATAAGGTGATTACTCAAAACTGTAGGGATTTCATGAAGCGATTCTCGATGCAGCATCGGTGGCATTCTGATCTTTTGGCGAATTTCGGAAGGGATGTGGAGAAATTGAGAGGTGTTAAGCTTCACCCTTTGTTGCAAACTAGCACTCGTAAatgtttgttggattttgtcaaagaagagaaCTTGAGGAAGTCTGCTGAGAATTGTAGCAGTTCTCATAGGCAGTTTGAGAGTAAAGTCTCACAGTTTAAGCAAATGTTTAATGAGATACACCGCAAGATGGATGAAGTTTTCTCTAGCAGGGCTTCTCTTCCTATCAGGAACTTGGAACAGATGATCAAAGATCACCAGCGGTTTATCAATGAACAAAAGAGCATAATGCAGTCTTTGAG CAAAGATGTTGGCACAGTGAAGAAACTAGTGGATGATTGTTTATCTTGTCAATTGTCTTCGTCACTTCGTCCTCATGATGCGGTTTCAGCCTTGGGTCCTATGTATGATGTTCACGACAAGAGTCATTTGCCTAAAATGGAGGCTTGTGAACGTACAATTTCGAAACTTTTGGACTATTGCGTCGATAAGAAGAATGAGATGAACATGTTTGTGCATAACTACATGCAAAAAGTAACATATGTTTCTTACAACATTAAAGATGCAAAGTTCCAGTTCCCTGTTTTTAGAGAGGCAATGGCACGCCAGGATGATATCTTTGCGGAGCTGAAGTTTGTTCGTGGAATCGCCCCTGCATATAGAGCCTGCCTTGCAGAAGTAGTGAGAAGAAAGGCTAACATGAAACTTTATATGGGTATGGCTGGGCAGTTGGCTGAAAGGCTTGCAACAAAGAGAGAAGTTGAGGTGAGGACTCGAGAAGAGTTTCTGAAGAAATGTGGATCATATGTGCCTAAGGATGTCTTAGCTTCTATGGGATTATTTGATACCCCTAATCAATGTGATGTTAATATAGCTCCTTTTGATACTCATTTACTTGATATTGACATTGGTGATCTGGATCGCTATGCTCCTGAATACTTGGGAGGATTTTCGTCTAAGGGGGAAAAGCATGGAACCTTCAAAGCTTCTTCTTCTATGTCTAATGACAGTAGCCACTCTGTCGAGGCTGAAGACAGTAGTGCTACAGAGTTGCTTGTGGGATGTGAATCTGAGGAGCTATATGAAGGCTCTGAGCTGTTTGATATCGCTGGAACTAGTAAATTGGAAGTTGAAAATGCAAAGTTGAAAGCTGAACTTGCTTCTAAAATTGCATTGATCTGTGCTTTCTGCCCTGAAATCGAATTTGAATCATTGGATGATAGTAAAATGGATAGTTTGTTAAAAAATGCTGCCGATAAGACTGCTGAAGCCTTGCATCAGAAAGATGAGTACGAAAGACATCTCCACTCTATGCTTAAGATGAAACAGTTGCAGTGCGAGTCATATGAGAAACGCATTAAAGAACTGGAAAACGAGCTGTCGAATAATAGGGATGTGAATGACTTTGGTATTATGGATGGAAAGAATGATGTTTACAAGTCACAGACATTGGGTGGTGGAGAAACCCACATCCGTTGTTTATCTACGTCCGAGCCTATGGACGAGGTTTCTTGTATCTCTAATTCTTTGGAATCAAAGTTGGGGCTTTTCTCTAATCAGGCTTGCAAAGGGAGAGATGGGGTGGATGAAAACATGATGGATTCTTCTGGAGTACACAATCCTCAGTTGGATTCCTCAATGATCGAGCCACATCGTGATGGAGACAAAGATGGGAAAGATAAGATGGCAGGGCAGTTGGGCATGTCATTGACTTGTAGCTCCACCGCAGAAAGCATGCCCGAGCCTTCAAGTGTCTTACCTTGTGAGGCAGCTGCTGAACGAGGCTTGGACTCAAAAGTTAGTGGTAATCAATTGTTGGAATTGCGAAGTGCACTTGCAGAAAAGTCAAACCAGTTGAGTGAAACTGAAGCAAAGCTCGAAGCTGCTATGGAGGAGGTTGTGATGCTTAAGACGGAGCTGGAAACTAGCCGGAAgcttcttgatgaatctcag ATGAACTGTGCTCACTTGGAGAACTGTTTGCATGAAGCACGAGAGGAAGCTCACACTCATCTGTGCGCAGCTGAGCGAAGGGCTTCTGAGTATAGTGCACTGCGTGCATCCACTCTGAAGATGCGCAGTCTCTTTGAAAGGCTCAAAACATGTGTATATGCACCCGGTGGGGTTCCTGCTTTTGCTGACGCTCTGCGTATTTTAGCACAATCTTTGGCCAA TTCAATAAATGAAAATGAAGATGATGGTACTGCCGACTTTCGAAAATGCATTCGAGTCCTTGCAGATAGAGTTGGTTTCTTGTCCAGGCATCGTGATGAGCTACTCGACAAGTACCCAAAGGTAGAAGCTGCGAGCGAACAACTTAGAAAGGAGCTGGAAGAAAAGAAAGAGCTTGTTAATACCTTGTATGCCAAGCATCAACTTGAGAAACAG GCCAACAAAGAAAAGATATCTTTTGGAAGAATGCAAGTGCACGAAATCGCTGCATTTGTTCTTAATACAAATGGGCATTATGAGGCAATAAACAGGAACTGCTCAAACTATTACCTTTCTTCTGAATCAGTAGCCTTGTTTACAGACCATCTCCCCGGTCGACCTAACTACATTGTTGGACAGATTGTACATATCGAAAGCCAGACAGTGAAGCAGTTGGCTACAACTCTGTCTGGTCCCGAGCATAACTTGGCAACTGAGGCGGGGACTGATCGGTTGACCTTGAATTCAGGCTCAACTTCAAATCCATATGGTCTCCCTATCGGCTGCGAATACTTTGTAGTAACAATAGCCATGTTACCTGATACCGCCATTCATTCGCCACCCTCGTCAACTTCTTCCTGA